In one window of Gossypium hirsutum isolate 1008001.06 chromosome A01, Gossypium_hirsutum_v2.1, whole genome shotgun sequence DNA:
- the LOC107917316 gene encoding putative receptor like protein 25, with product MINILNDGQGVRYMGERNYSYNFSVTIAVKGFEIELMKILTIFTSIDLSSNNFEGQIPRDIRELSSLRGLNLSHNNLIGHIPTSLRNMTRLEWLDLSSNKLSGQIPTGLLDLTFLSIFNVSYNQLVGRIPHGNQFNTFENASYQGNEGLCGVPLSRGCSNKVLGQPLPAPWTNSHEDGGSKLEFGWKVVAIGYGFGFIFGVATGCGCLRTEIAGACLLEFQQRLGDYGLPLCCELSRLISG from the exons ATGATCAATATTCTTAATGATGGCCAAGGTGTGAGATACATGGGGGAAAGAAATTACTCGTATAACTTTTCTGTTACTATAGCTGTTAAAGGGTTTGAGATTGAATTAATGAAGATTTTAACTATTTTCACAAGCATTGATCTCTCAAGCAACAACTTTGAAGGACAGATTCCAAGAGATATCAGAGAGCTTAGTTCGCTCCGAGGGCTTAATCTTTCTCATAACAATCTCATTGGGCATATACCAACTTCACTTAGAAATATGACTCGGCTTGAGTGGTTGGATCTTTCGTCCAATAAGTTGAGTGGGCAGATTCCAACGGGATTGCTAGATCTGACATTCCTTTCCATCTTTAACGTTTCATATAATCAACTTGTTGGACGCATACCACACGGTAATCAGTTCAACACTTTTGAAAATGCTTCGTACCAAGGAAACGAGGGATTATGTGGCGTTCCACTCTCTAGAGGCTGCAGCAACAAGGTGTTGGGACAACCACTCCCCGCACCATGGACGAATTCCCACGAAGATGGTGGCTCAAAGCTTGAATTTGGGTGGAAAGTAGTTGCGATCGGTTATGGATTTGGATTCATATTTGGAGTGGCAACCGGATGTGGTTGTCTTCGAACGG AGATTGCAGGTGCATGTTTGTTAGAATTTCAGCAGAGATTAGGTGATTATGGTTTGCCTTTGTGTTGTGAACTGTCTCGGTTGATTAGTGGTTGA
- the LOC107917315 gene encoding receptor-like protein 20 — MNKLHGTIPSTFAKRCALKNLNLNSNHLEGSLTPSITNCKDLQVLDVGNNMINDSFPHWIETLSELQVLVLHSNKFHGPITAPTSSGSLPKLRIVDLSCNNFFGPLPTGYIKNF, encoded by the coding sequence ATGAATAAGCTCCATGGAACCATTCCCTCGACATTTGCAAAACGATGTGCATTAAAGAATCTGAACCTGAATAGCAATCATTTGGAAGGGTCATTGACACCTTCAATCACCAACTGCAAAGACTTGCAAGTTCTAGATGTTGGCAACAACATGATAAACGATAGCTTTCCTCATTGGATCGAGACATTATCAGAGTTGCAAGTTCTTGTACTCCATTCCAATAAATTCCATGGTCCAATAACGGCTCCTACGAGTTCTGGTTCTCTTCCGAAATTGCGAATAGTTGATCTCTCCTGCAACAACTTTTTTGGCCCTCTGCCAACCGGCTACATCAAAAATTTCTAA